From the genome of bacterium:
TTGACCTGTTAAAAAAAGCAACTTTTTTTAACCTATGTTAACTATGTCTGCCGACAGGCAGGCAATATTAACCTATATTAACTAAAACAATGGAGGTATTACAACATGAGAGAGAAGTACATATATTCTTTCGGAGGCGGTAAAGCAGACGGTAAAGCTGATATGAAAAATCTTTTGGGAGGCAAAGGAGCCAATTTAGCTGAAATGGCTAATTTGGGCATACCTGTTCCTCCGGGATTTACCATTACAACCGATGTCTGCACACATTTTATGAAAAACAGCAGCAACTACCCTGAAACTCTTGACGAGGAAGTGAATCAGGCATTGAAAACAGTGGAAGAGATTACAGGTATGGGATTTGATAACCCTGAAAATCCTCTTCTTTTCTCTGTCCGTTCAGGAGCCAGAATATCTATGCCCGGTATGATGGAAACAGTTCTAAACATAGGACTCACCTCTAAAACCATTCCTGGTCTTTTGAAGAAAAGCGGAGAAGAAAGATTTGTTTACGACGCATACCGCCGTCTTATGATGATGTATTCAGATGTAGTTATGGAAAAATCTTCGGGAATTGAACCGGAAGAAGGCAAAGGCATACGACATCAACTTGAAGAAGCAATGGACGAAATGAAGAAAGCAAAGGGAGTCAAAAACGATACCGACCTTGATGCTGAAGATCTTAAAAAGCTCTGTGAAATTTTTAAGGCAAAAGTAAAAGAAGTACTGAAGAAAGATTTTCCGGATGATGCAAAACAACAACTTTGGGGCGCAATATCAGCAGTCTTTCAATCCTGGAACGGAAAGAGAGCCAAGTCTTACAGGAAAATAGAAGGTATCCCTGAAATATGGGGAACAGCAGTAAACGTTCAGACAATGGTATTCGGAAATATGGGAGATAATTCTGCAACAGGTGTTGCTTTCACCAGAAATCCGGCTACAGGCGACAATAAATTTTATGGTGAATTTTTAGTAAATGCACAAGGCGAAGACGTCGTTGCAGGCACTCGCACACCACAGGCAATTAACGAAGATTCCAAAACTATAACATCAGAAAATCTGCCATCTCTTCAAGAACTTATGCCTGAACTTTACAACCAACTTGTTGAAATACGGAACAAACTTGAAAAACACTACCGCGATATGCAGGATATAGAGTTTACAATGCAGGAAGGTACACTTTATATGTTACAGACGCGAACAGGTAAAAGGAATGGTGTAGCTGCAATAAAAATGGCTGTTGATATGTGCAATGAAGGTCTTATAACAAAAGAAGAAGCTTTAATGAGAGTAAAACCCACGCAACTGGATGAACTTCTTCATCCCATGATAGACCCAGAAAAAGAAAAGACCGCAAAGAAACTTGCGGTAGGTCTTCCGGCAGGTCCCGGTGGTGGAAACGGACAGATTGTATTCACAGCAGATACAGCAGAGGATTGGGCAAAAGACGGCAAGAAAGTTATTCTTGTTAGAAATGAAACAAGTCCCGAAGATGTTCATGGAATGCACGTTGCCCAAGCAATTCTTACGGCAAAAGGCGGGATGACTTCACACGCCGCGCTCGTTGCAAGAGGTTGGGGAAAATGCTGTATAGTCGGCGCAGGGGCAATAAACATCAATGCCCGAGAAAAAACACTGACTGTTGAAGGAAAACAACTCAAAGAAGGTGATTGGGTTACCCTAAACGGAACAAAAGGAGTAGTTTATGAAGGAGTACTGGAACTACTTCCTGCAGACCCGGAAAGTAACAGCGATTACAAAGAATTAATGAGTTGGGCAGATACGATAAGGAAACTCGGAGTAAGAACAAATGCTGACAATCCTGAAGATGCTTCAACAGCGCGCAAGTTTGGCGCACAGGGAATCGGACTATGCAGAACAGAACATATGTTCTTCGGTCCCGATAGAATAACACCAATGCGAGAAATGATTCTTGCAAATACAAAAGAAGACAGACAGAAAGCCCTTGATAAACTCCTTCCATTTCAGAAGAAAGATTTTATGGGTATCTTTGAAGCAATGGATGGTTTGCCGGTAACAATAAGAACTCTTGACCCGCCCTTACATGAATTCCTACCACACGATGATAAGAGCCAACAAGAACTATCAACACAGTTGGGAATGACACCCGAAGCTGTAAAGGCAAAGGTTAACTCACTGCACGAATTAAACCCAATGCTTGGACATAGAGGATGCAGGTTGGGTACTACCTACCCCGAGATAACAGCAATGCAGGCAAAAGCAATTATAGAAGCCGCCTGCGAACTTACAAAGAAGGGAATAAAAGTATATCCTGAAATTATGATTCCTCTTATCGGGACAAAAGCAGAACTTGTAAACCAGAAAAAAGTCGTTGAAACTGCTGCAAAAGAAGTCATAGAAAAATATGGTGTAGAAGTCAAATATTCTGTTGGAACAATGATAGAAATACCACGAGCCGCATTAACAGCAGATAAAGTAGCCGAAGAGGCCGCTTTCTTCTCCTTTGGAACAAATGACTTGACCCAAATGACATTCGGCTACAGCAGAGATGATGCAGGTACATTCCTGCCGGAATATATCGACCAAGGCATCTTAACACACGACCCATTCCAGACAATTGATGAAGAAGGTGTGGGACAATTGGTAGAGATAGCAATAAAGAAAGGCCGCTCGACAAAGCAAGACTTAAAAATCGGCATCTGCGGCGAACATGGTGGCGACCCTGCATCAGTTGAATTCTGTCATAGAGTGGGAATGAATTATGTTTCCTGCTCACCTTTCAGAGTTCCTATAGCACGACTTGCCGCAGCACAGGCAGTGTTAAAGGAGAAATAAAAAATCAAATATTAAATATCACCCCTAGAAATTCGTAGAATTTCAGGGACCAAGTCCTCGGAATTTCAAAGAAATTCCAGAGGGAAAATACAAATTAAAGATAAAAAAATTAAACCCTGCAAGATAAAATTATCTTGCAGGGTTTTTTGTAGTGGCAAAGCTTGCTTTGCCTTTCATTCTTGTCGAGTAAACTCAACTACTACTGCATTGTAATATTAATTTCTGATAATGTGTCATTCCCGCAATCTTTAAGCGGGAATCTCTACATACTAGAATGCCAAATTAATATACTACTATACTATGCGGGCGGGTCGGTCACTACAATTTTACTATTTTATAAAGCGTATATTTACAGGATAGCGATATTTTTCGCCATCATTGGCTTTGATACCGGCAATGATTACCATTATCAGGTTAAATATTCCCAAAGCAATCAAAAGAGGTCATCCAATTACGATGACTATTAAAATCCACGCAACAATAGCAGCAATTGTCATAGTTATCTGAAAATTAAGTGATTCTTTCCCCTGGTCGTCGACAAGAGGCGAATCTGCCTTTTTCATTGACCATATAACTAATGGTGCAATAATGTTACCAAATGGAATAATGAATCCTGCCAAAGCTGAGATATGACACAACATCGCCCACATTTTTTCCTGTTTCTCATCCATTGCCATAATAATACCTCCTTTTTAGAAAGTTTATTAATTTGCCTTTTAGTTTACAATATTTATCTTTCTTCCGCAATCGTTACAAATAATACGGGAACCTAAGAATTTTGGGGAAATCTGCCTTAATCTGCCGCAAGAACAAGTCACACTCTCCCATCCTGCCCCTTTTCTTTTATATGTAAGTGGTTTGGAATCCACCGCCTTCTTCTGTTCTTTTTTACCACTATCCGAAGACAGAACAACTCCGGCAGCTGCTAAAACAGCCAATTCTCCAAGAGGCACTTCAATATCACGCCTACACCTTGGACAATTTATATGCGGCTTATTAAAATCGGGAGGGATTTTAATTTTCAATCCACAAGCACATACCAAAAATGCAAACTTGTTAACCGCTCTTATTAAATCCCCTATTTCTCTTGCGTCTTTCTTTTTATTATGTTCTTGATTCGGTTCCACAGAAGCTTTACGTATAGGTATAATCTTAGAATCCTTAATTCCTGAAGCAGGAATAATAGGAGATGTTCCTCCTTTAATAGCAGAGAAAGCTTTTTGATAATTTGAATAATTAACCCCCTGGGATATACCGCGCAATATTCTTATTCTCTCTGAAGTAGGTGGATGAGTGCTGGTCATATCCGAAAGTCCTATTGCCCCCATTTTTTTGATTGGATTTATGATATACATCGGCGCAGTAGCTTTATTTGCAGAAGCAAGATTAAGACGTGTTCTAGAAATTTTTTCAAGCGCAGAAGCTAATCCTTCGGGATATCTGGTTAATCTTGCGCCGGAAGCATCAGCTAAATATTCTCTTTTCCTGGACAAAGCAAAATAAAGAAGTTGCGCAAAAACAGGAGCTAATATAGCAAAGACAATAGCAACTGCCCATATAATAAGTTGTGCCTGCCCTCCTCCTTTTCCCCCTGCGCGATATCTTCTGGACGAGCCGGAAGAATACCACATACTTCTTAAAAATATTTGAGATATAAGCACGATACTTCCCAATAATACTCCGGCAAATGTAACAAAAAGCACGTCTCTATTTATTATATGCGACATTTCATGTGCTACAACACCCTGCAGTTCGTCTCTGTTTAATCTGGAAAGAAGGCCAGCAGTTACTGCAATAGCACATTTATTAGGTTTGGTACCTGTAGCAAAAGCATTGGGAGCAGGGTCGTCTATTATGTAAACTCGCGGCATAGCAGGTAAATTTGCCGCAATCTTC
Proteins encoded in this window:
- a CDS encoding pyruvate, phosphate dikinase, which gives rise to MREKYIYSFGGGKADGKADMKNLLGGKGANLAEMANLGIPVPPGFTITTDVCTHFMKNSSNYPETLDEEVNQALKTVEEITGMGFDNPENPLLFSVRSGARISMPGMMETVLNIGLTSKTIPGLLKKSGEERFVYDAYRRLMMMYSDVVMEKSSGIEPEEGKGIRHQLEEAMDEMKKAKGVKNDTDLDAEDLKKLCEIFKAKVKEVLKKDFPDDAKQQLWGAISAVFQSWNGKRAKSYRKIEGIPEIWGTAVNVQTMVFGNMGDNSATGVAFTRNPATGDNKFYGEFLVNAQGEDVVAGTRTPQAINEDSKTITSENLPSLQELMPELYNQLVEIRNKLEKHYRDMQDIEFTMQEGTLYMLQTRTGKRNGVAAIKMAVDMCNEGLITKEEALMRVKPTQLDELLHPMIDPEKEKTAKKLAVGLPAGPGGGNGQIVFTADTAEDWAKDGKKVILVRNETSPEDVHGMHVAQAILTAKGGMTSHAALVARGWGKCCIVGAGAININAREKTLTVEGKQLKEGDWVTLNGTKGVVYEGVLELLPADPESNSDYKELMSWADTIRKLGVRTNADNPEDASTARKFGAQGIGLCRTEHMFFGPDRITPMREMILANTKEDRQKALDKLLPFQKKDFMGIFEAMDGLPVTIRTLDPPLHEFLPHDDKSQQELSTQLGMTPEAVKAKVNSLHELNPMLGHRGCRLGTTYPEITAMQAKAIIEAACELTKKGIKVYPEIMIPLIGTKAELVNQKKVVETAAKEVIEKYGVEVKYSVGTMIEIPRAALTADKVAEEAAFFSFGTNDLTQMTFGYSRDDAGTFLPEYIDQGILTHDPFQTIDEEGVGQLVEIAIKKGRSTKQDLKIGICGEHGGDPASVEFCHRVGMNYVSCSPFRVPIARLAAAQAVLKEK
- a CDS encoding M48 family metallopeptidase, whose product is MWELIRANKRKSIILFFCMGICLLLLGYLIGAAFYPKSGGIFGLSIAAALWFIMSLASYFSGDSIILTMSGAREVTPEIHPQLFNIVEEMKIAANLPAMPRVYIIDDPAPNAFATGTKPNKCAIAVTAGLLSRLNRDELQGVVAHEMSHIINRDVLFVTFAGVLLGSIVLISQIFLRSMWYSSGSSRRYRAGGKGGGQAQLIIWAVAIVFAILAPVFAQLLYFALSRKREYLADASGARLTRYPEGLASALEKISRTRLNLASANKATAPMYIINPIKKMGAIGLSDMTSTHPPTSERIRILRGISQGVNYSNYQKAFSAIKGGTSPIIPASGIKDSKIIPIRKASVEPNQEHNKKKDAREIGDLIRAVNKFAFLVCACGLKIKIPPDFNKPHINCPRCRRDIEVPLGELAVLAAAGVVLSSDSGKKEQKKAVDSKPLTYKRKGAGWESVTCSCGRLRQISPKFLGSRIICNDCGRKINIVN